tcacaaggattcctaaatcattgctaagaataatgaaaatgactgcagtttctactggtcattgttttcaggctggttatATTGGTGCTAACTAGGTAcgaagctaaagctagctagctaccccagaagttgcggtcgaacaaattatgctttattaccaacatggccggtgtttgcttgttagcagacttttttgtacagctttgacagtgctactgtatcttttttgacacgcgaagacccaaatggcgttccatagtatgtatgtcggGAAGCAAATAGCAGTGActctattactgtgtaactccggtagtgCAACAtcctgaaaaatagcgcacttggtagtgtgtaccggtgctcgaccagtcggcgaaagccaacatcacccacgacagagaacgattgattgtcaagggcaatgaattccattatcttggctttaatggatttcgcctttgagttgtctcgctgaaatgttcttactctttcaaatgactgctcgacttgttgaccgCTTGAtccacacacagcagacattgtatgggctaggttaggaatgcgaTGTCGCACGTGTAGCTTAATTTTACGTGTCGTCATTACGTAGGTATGCACGGTAGCTTTGGCATTGGTTTTTAACAtcagcgttaaactagacatcgggccgataccgatgttggcatttttagctaatatcgacagattccgatatgttcaccgatatatcgtgtatccctagtctgaatacttatgtaaatgtgatgtttctgttttttattatttatacatttctaaaaaactgtttttgctttgtcattatggggtaatatgTGTTTGATGAGAAATAAcaaacaatgtaatccattttagaataaggctgtaacgtaacaaaatgtggaaaaagtctaggagtctgaataatttccgaatgcactggagAAATACATGTTTAAACATTTGTGACCAATCAATTAGTTGAAAGAACAAACTACTCTTGGTTAACcacatatttttgttgttgttggggacagccctaatggactctacaaggtgtcgaaagcgttgcacagggaggctggcccatgttgactcaaatgctttccacagttgtgttaagttggttggatgtcctttgggtggtggaccattcttgatacataagTTAAACTGCTCAGCGTCAACCCAGCAGCATTAGaggtcttgacacaaaccggtgcgcctggcacctactaccatgccccattcaaaggcacttaaatcttttgtcttgcccattcaccctctgaatggcacacatacacaatccatgtctcagctgtatcaaggcttaaaaatccttatttaacctgtctcctccccttcatctacactgatttcaagcagatttaacaagtgatatcaataagggatcatagcttacacctggtcagtttatgtcatggaatgagcaggtgttcataatgttttgccAATGCTCCGTATGTCACAAAAACTTGACTTTTTTTCCTGATGCTGTTCACACAGGTGACgttgagacattctctacatcAAGAAAAAAGCaggaagatcacagagctaagaggtctcaccactgcacacattgtgaggagattttcccaatgctatcaaagctaaaaatacacctaaaaatacacacaggagagaatcagTATTCCTGcactgactgtggaaagagtttcacaACATCAAGGGCTCTGACAGTTCATCAGAGAgtgcacacaggagagaagcattACTCCTGCTCCGACTGTGAAAAGAGTTTCTCCCGATTGGATAAGTTAAATAGGCACCAGCTAATACATACAGGAGAAAAGTCTTACTCCTGCTCAGACTGTGGGAATTGTTTCGCCCAATTTAATACCTTAAAATCTCACCAGCGTatgcacacaggagagaagccttactcctgctctgactgtgggaagagtttctctcAACTGGGAAGCTTACAAACACACCAGCGTATTCATACGGGAGAGAAGCTTTACTCCtgttctgactgtgggaagagctttAGAACATCAGGTGCTCTGACAGTTCATCAGAGCgtgcacactggagagaagccttattcctgctctgactgtgggtgCAGATTCTCTCAACGGAGAAACTTAAAAAACCACCAacatatacacacaggagagaaaccctactcttgctctgactgtgtaaaatgcttcacaacatcataTGAGCTAACAGTTcaccggagaacacacacaggagagaatccttacttctgctctgactgtgggaagagtttctcccTATTGGATACCTTAAAtaaacatgaacgtatacatacaggagaaaagccttactcctgctctgactgtgggaagagtttctctcAAAAGAGCAACTTAAAAAGACACCAACGTTCAcatacaggagaaaagccttactcctgctcagACTGTGAAAAGAGTTTTTCCCAATTGGATAAGTTAAATAGTCACAAGcgaatacatacaggagagaagccttactcctgctctgactgtgggcaaAATTTCTCTCAACACAGCAGCTTAAAGAAACaccaacgt
This genomic stretch from Salvelinus fontinalis isolate EN_2023a chromosome 41, ASM2944872v1, whole genome shotgun sequence harbors:
- the LOC129840462 gene encoding zinc finger protein 658B-like isoform X1; the encoded protein is MASVKLEDCSQTLELDVNIKDEEEEEKIGKSVSHGDVETFSTSRKKQEDHRAKRSHHCTHCEEIFPMLSKLKIHLKIHTGENQYSCTDCGKSFTTSRALTVHQRVHTGEKHYSCSDCEKSFSRLDKLNRHQLIHTGEKSYSCSDCGNCFAQFNTLKSHQRMHTGEKPYSCSDCGKSFSQLGSLQTHQRIHTGEKLYSCSDCGKSFRTSGALTVHQSVHTGEKPYSCSDCGCRFSQRRNLKNHQHIHTGEKPYSCSDCVKCFTTSYELTVHRRTHTGENPYFCSDCGKSFSLLDTLNKHERIHTGEKPYSCSDCGKSFSQKSNLKRHQRSHTGEKPYSCSDCEKSFSQLDKLNSHKRIHTGEKPYSCSDCGQNFSQHSSLKKHQRIHTGEKPYFCSDCGKCFTTSSELTVHQRTHTGERPYSCSDCGKCFKTSSEVTVHQRTHTGEKPYSCSDCGKSFSQQSNLKKHQCLHAGEKPHFCSDCGNCFTQLYTLTCHQRIHTGEKPYSCSDCGKTFSQHSSLKKHQRIHTGEKPHQFSQTS